CCGCGAGGCCCTCGTCGCCGCCGCGTCCACCACCGCCCTCACCGCCTGCACCGTGAACGCGCCCGGCGGCATCGCCAGCGCCGGGTCCGGACCGAAGATCAACGAAGCGCAGGCGACGGCGCTGCTCGATTCCGTCGCCGCCAACCTCCTCGCCTTGTCGCCGGAAAGCGCGACCTCGCTGGGCATCGACAAGGGCGCCAATGCCGCGCTCCGCTCGCGCCTGTCGGATCGCTCGATGGCGGGACAGGCACGCGTTGCGGCAGTGGTCCGCTCCGACCTTGCGCGCGTGAATGCGGTGGACCTGTCGGGCCTGACCCCGTCGAGCCGGACCAGCATCGAGGTGATCCGCAGCGCCTACAATTCCGCCTCGCAGGGCTTCGCCCAGCCTTATGGCGACGTCGCCGTCGGCGGCTGGCGCAACAGCCCTTATGTCGTCATCCAGAATGTCGGCGCCTATCTCGACCTGCCCCGCTTCCTCGACAGCGACCACCAGATCGAAACCGCGGCTGACGCCGAAGCCTATGTGGCTCGCCTCTCGGCCGCCCCCGCCCAGCTCGACGGCGAGACGGCCCGGATCATCGCCGCGCGCGAGAAGGGCCTGGTCCCGCCTTCCTTCCTGATCGACAAGGCGCTCCCGCAGATGCGCCAGTCGCTGGCCGGCGCGAAGAGCGGCGGGACGATGGTCGAATCGATCGTTCGCCGCACCCGCGACAAGAACATCGCCGGCGATTGGGAGCGCCGCGCCCGCGCCATTACCACCGGCCCCTATGCCGCCGCTCTCGAACGCCAGATCGCCGAGCTCGAGCGCCAGCGCACAGTCGCCAGCGCCGCGCCCGGCATGGCCGCCCGCCCCGGCGGCGCCGATTATTATCGCTGGGCGCTCAAGGCTTCGACCACCACGCCCCTTTCGCCCGACGAAATCCACCAGATCGGTCTGTCCGAACTGCGTGAACTGCAGGGCCGGATGGACCCGATCCTCAAGAGCCTCGGCTACACCCAAGGGTCGGTCGGCAGCCGGATGCAGGCGCTCGGGCGCGATCCGCGCTATCGCTTCTCCGAAGGCGACGAGGGCCGGGCCGAGATCCTCGCCTTCATTCAGGAGCGGCTGCGGCTGGTCCGGGCCAAGCTGCCGCAGATGTTCCACACACAGGTCCGCGGCAATCTCGAGGTGCGCCGCTTGCCGCCCGAGGAGGAGCCCGGCGCGCCCGGTGCCTATGGCGGCGCGGGCTCGATCGACGGGTCGATCCCCGGCAAGTTCTGGATCAACCTGCGCGAGACCAGCCTGCATAACAAGTTCGACCTGCCCGACCTAACGCATCATGAGTCGATCCCGGGTCACGTCTGGCAGGGCGAATATGCCAACAAGTTGCCGCTGATCCGCACCATGCTCGCCTTCAACGCTTATTCCGAAGGCTGGGCGCTCTACGCGCAGCAGCTGGCGGACGAATTCGGGCTGTACGATGACTTTCCCGCCGGCCGCCTCGGCTACCTCCAGGGCATCGCCTTCCGCGCCTGCCGACTGGTGATCGACACCGGCCTCCACGCCAAGGGCTGGAGCCGCGAGCAAGCAGTGCGCTTCTTCATGGACGAGAACGGCACCAAGGAAGCGGAGGCGCGCTCCGAAGTCGATCGTTATTGCAGCTGGCCGGGCCAGGCCTGCGGCTACAAGATCGGCCACACCGCCATCAACCGCCAGCGCGACCGGGCTCGCACCGCGCTTGGTGATCGCTACGACATCCGCCTGTTCAACGATGCGGTGCTGCTCGGCGGCAACGTCCCGATGGACGTGCTGGCGCTCAACGTCGGCGAGTATATCCGGGGCAACGGTGGCCGCGTGTGACGATGCGCTAGCGCCCAAACGAGCGCCCCTTAGCCGATCTGCGCTTCCGCTTCCCGGATGGCGACGGCGAGGACGGCGTAGCGGCTTGCCAGCTCCTCATGGAGCGCACGGGTCACCTCACTGGTGCCTGCGCGTGCCATTGCACGTTCCTCGGCGGCCCGGCGTTCGAAATAGGAGGCATCCGATTCGACCACCAACTCGAAAGCGCGGGCGATAAATCCCTTTCGCTGCGCCGGCGTCTGGCCGCCGTGTCCGGCCACCTGCCCGAGATCATTGCCTACGTAGGTCCCCTTCAGCGCTTCCTTGAACTGCTTGTTCATATCGTCTTCGCCCGCTCCGATAGCCGATTTGCCCCACCACCTCAGTAAACCCCGACCAAGAAGGATTTGGGACTCTCCCAAGACGAACATGCGAAAGCGTGGGTATCGAGGGGACCAGAGTACCGGCGACTTGGCGCTTGCGGAGCAGGATTTAGAACTGCTCACTTACCTTGTCGGTTCGTTGGCCGCGAAAGACAAAGAAAGGGCGGACAGTCTCGCCGACTGTCCGCCCTAGGTAAGCTAGAGAACTTTGTGACGGTCAGGCCGCTTCCGCCAACTTGGGAGCGCACTGGCGGACGCCTTCGTCGACATGCTCGGCGAACTGCTCGAAATTGTCGCAGAACAGGTCCACCAGCTTGGCCGCCGTGCGGTCGAACTCGTCCTTGTCGGCCCAGGTCGAACGCGGATCGAGGATGGCGCTGTCAACCCCAGACACCGCGACCGGCACCTCGAACCCAAAGTAGGAATCCTTGCGGAACTCGGCGGTGTTGAGGCTTCCGTCCAGCGCCGCATTGAGCAGCGCCCGCGTCGCCTTGATCGGCATCCGCTTGCCGGTGCCATACTTGCCCCCGGTCCAGCCGGTATTGACCAGCCAGCAGGTCACCCCACCCTTGGCGATCCGCTCCTTGAGGAGGTTGCCGTAGACGCTCGGGTGACGCGGCATGAACGGCGCCCCGAAGCAGGTCGAGAAGGTGGCTTCTGGCTCGGTCACGCCGATTTCGGTGCCGGCGACCTTGGCGGTGTAGCCCGACAAGAAGTGGAACATCGCCTGGTCGGCGGTCAGCCGCGCGATCGGAGGCAGCACGCCGAAGGCGTCGGCAGTCAGCATGATGATCGTCTGCGGCACCGGCCCCATGTTCTTCTCGGAAGAATTGGGAATGAAGTCGATCGGATACGCACCACGGCTATTCTCAGCCAGGCTGTTATCGTCGAGGTCGAGCTCGCGGGTGTCGGGGTCCATGACCACGTTCTCGAGCACCGTGCCGAAGCGCTTGGTGGTCGCGAAGATCTCGGGCTCGGCTTCTTCCGACAGACGGATCATCTTGGCGTAGCAACCGCCCTCGAAATTGAAGACCGCGGTGTCCGACCAACCGTGCTCGTCATCGCCGATCAGCGTGCGGTTGGGGTCGGCCGACAGGGTCGTCTTGCCGGTG
Above is a window of Sphingomonas glaciei DNA encoding:
- a CDS encoding DUF885 domain-containing protein: MTSLTRREALVAAASTTALTACTVNAPGGIASAGSGPKINEAQATALLDSVAANLLALSPESATSLGIDKGANAALRSRLSDRSMAGQARVAAVVRSDLARVNAVDLSGLTPSSRTSIEVIRSAYNSASQGFAQPYGDVAVGGWRNSPYVVIQNVGAYLDLPRFLDSDHQIETAADAEAYVARLSAAPAQLDGETARIIAAREKGLVPPSFLIDKALPQMRQSLAGAKSGGTMVESIVRRTRDKNIAGDWERRARAITTGPYAAALERQIAELERQRTVASAAPGMAARPGGADYYRWALKASTTTPLSPDEIHQIGLSELRELQGRMDPILKSLGYTQGSVGSRMQALGRDPRYRFSEGDEGRAEILAFIQERLRLVRAKLPQMFHTQVRGNLEVRRLPPEEEPGAPGAYGGAGSIDGSIPGKFWINLRETSLHNKFDLPDLTHHESIPGHVWQGEYANKLPLIRTMLAFNAYSEGWALYAQQLADEFGLYDDFPAGRLGYLQGIAFRACRLVIDTGLHAKGWSREQAVRFFMDENGTKEAEARSEVDRYCSWPGQACGYKIGHTAINRQRDRARTALGDRYDIRLFNDAVLLGGNVPMDVLALNVGEYIRGNGGRV
- a CDS encoding phosphoenolpyruvate carboxykinase, yielding MTNRVPSYGLDSQGIATSASIHWNLVTAPLYEAAVRRNEGMTAKDGPLVVKTGRHTGRSAQDRFIVRDDTTESNIWWGKSNKPMDPAAFDRLHEDFLAALGQKEELFVADLFGGSQPEHRVNVRVVNEYAWHNLFIRTMLVRPESADLPGFTPDYTIVDLPSFRADPERHGCRSETVIAINLTKKLILIGGTEYGGEMKKSVFGLLNYLLPEAGIMPMHCSANIGPDGDTAVFFGLSGTGKTTLSADPNRTLIGDDEHGWSDTAVFNFEGGCYAKMIRLSEEAEPEIFATTKRFGTVLENVVMDPDTRELDLDDNSLAENSRGAYPIDFIPNSSEKNMGPVPQTIIMLTADAFGVLPPIARLTADQAMFHFLSGYTAKVAGTEIGVTEPEATFSTCFGAPFMPRHPSVYGNLLKERIAKGGVTCWLVNTGWTGGKYGTGKRMPIKATRALLNAALDGSLNTAEFRKDSYFGFEVPVAVSGVDSAILDPRSTWADKDEFDRTAAKLVDLFCDNFEQFAEHVDEGVRQCAPKLAEAA